The sequence below is a genomic window from Glycine max cultivar Williams 82 chromosome 20, Glycine_max_v4.0, whole genome shotgun sequence.
ATATGCTCAGGAGTTACCAGCACTACTGTATGATCTAAATGGATTGGACCTATTATTTTTAGTAGACACAAGAATTGAAGGATCAGCTACATCAAGTAGCAATGTTAGCGATCATGATGGGTACTCTGTGTCTGAAATATGTCATGAGAAGGAGATTTTGAGAATGCTCCAGAGAGGGGAACACTATTTCCAATTTGATGAGGTTACCTATATTTTTGtgctatatatgtatatattccTTACTAGttgcactatatatatatatatatatatatatatatatatatatatatatatatatatatatatatttatattcctTACCAGTTGCACTATACAATTACTAACTTATAAGACAATGATTTTTAGGGGCAAGCTAAACGTGCTCTCTGTCTATCTGTCAAGGAAAACAAATTGAAGGTAACCAAACAACATCATGCTCCTGGTTGTATTGATTGAGATGGTAAAGAAACAAAGTAAAATGCTTTTATCAAAGTGTATCTGATGCTGCTGATGTGGAATTACTTTTGTCAACAAATCAAAGTCTGCTGAAATACAGAAGTAGTCTGATTGGTGTAATATGTTTTATTGAACAAACCTATCTTTATATTATGCATATGTAGTTTAACTTTTGTTCAgacttgatttttaaaaatctgaTAAGCTAACTTCTTCATAGAACTTGATTAGAAATAGATTTACTATAATGGACAACCAGTAGCAATATATctgaatattaaaatatattgaaaattaacgACCTCAAAAATGGGACTATTATTAAGATAATTTGAGCTATTTTAAATCatatgttgtttgaaattaTACGTTATATACATAACTTATACTACGACATGTCTTTGataattagaattatttttacagTCATAATGACTAGAAGcaaaatgttaatataaactGAGAATGTGTTCGAtaattttgggccttagataatattctaaaaaattaacaaagtcAAACCCATAAAAGTGAAACTACACGTAGTAGTATCTAGCTAACATAAACATGACACTTTATGTGTTCAAGTTATTATCACTTCTTCtctttagtttttatataaactAGTCCGCAGCCCGCGGATACGCACGGGTAgtgatttagtattttttttttcaagacagATATAAAAGGAACTGTACTGTTGAAGCCGTATAACTATCATTCCAGTTTTTCTGATAAATTCTTAATCTTTTTTAAGATATCACTCAAATTACAGATCTCATCGAAAACTTATAGCAACTTGTCAAACAAAAGTTTATGACAATCTTTCagtaaaatgaaatttcatcTCCAATGCCAGTGTTGAGGATTATGTCATTCCATTGCAGAGGAAGGTCAAATCTTCTTAGAATTATCATATACAAAAGTCAAGTATATTTTTACCACTAGTGAGTGAAATAAAACTAACCCTTACTAGGCAAGTTGATATTCCTTTTCTGATTATTTTTGGCTGTTTCCAGCTAACCTGTTCAATAGAAATTCTTCATAAATGACATCAACTATATGTAAACAATCGcaaataaatgaaacaaattcaaaagaaatTTGATCTTCAAATATCATTCAAGGTTGATAATAAAATAGAGAAACATGAATTCAATCTCAAACACAAATTTTTCATAAGtgccactatttttttttttaccttactgctcataaaaaaaagtttttcctTTCGATGATTCTTCCAAGTAACAATTTGCCCTCCATAAAGAAGAACCAGACATCATATTTCAATCAGTTAAGAGCTATTAAGTGAAAAATGTAAATGACAAAAAAGATGATTAAAAGAACTCACTGTTCAAGAAAACGACATAGAGATGTATATTAATATGAGGGAAAAATTATTTAGCCACACTTTTTTCTAAACAAACTCCACCAGAAACTGATTCAAAGacaaagatataaaaaatcCAACCATGAATtgacaaaaaaaccaaaaatcgtAAGAAAGCATCCCCAAAAAAATTGTaggatgagaaaagaaagaaagtaagaaagttcataaaaaaatataaggaaaCTTTGGTATTAGAAtcaaagttaaaatgaaaaagggaaaaaaatggaTGAGAACCACCACATACCCACAACTTCTAGTTGTTGGATGAAAGCCATTTAATTTCTCATATGGAAAATATCAAGAAATCCATTAAAGAAAATTGAggggaattaaaaataaaaacaaatactgATCTTAGACATAAAAAACTGctcaatcaagaacaataaTTGCTAAAGGAGTAGGTACTATAACAGTGCAATTTGCTCCAAAGATATGTATAATGGGAGGTTTagacataaaatttaaacatgcagTTAAACTAACAGGATGAAAATACTGATCAGTACCCCTGGGATCCTTCGGCTGCAATTTGGATGACAATGTTATTTCCCAAAGAAGCTACCTGTTCAAAAAAAGCAACAGACCAGTACCCCCGGGATCCTTCAGGaatcaataaacaaaatgtcaagaatcAATAAACAATATGGAGTTCAGCTAGCACAAAGCTGCAAAGAAAACATTTGAGTACTGAATATGACCGTCATTATAGGTATGAGTAAGAAAACTAAATATAGAAGAGCTTAGACATTCATcagaagcaaaagaaaataatgatttggcccaaagaaaccaaacatataagagaaagaaaaacaagctagagcttagctacacacacccctctcataactaaactcacctccttgagaaacttccttaagaagattcctaaagaagctagagcttagctacacatacctctctaatagctaagctcacctccttgagatgagaagctagagcttagctatacacaccctataatagctaagctcacccccatgacaaaaaacatgaaaatacaaaaaaaagtccttactacaaagactactcaaaatgccccgaaatacaaggctaaaacactatactactagaatgaccaaaatacaaggcccagacgaaggaaaaacctattctaatatttacaaagataagcgggctcatacttagcccatgggctcgaaatctaccctaaagcTCATGAGAActctagggccttcccttggatctctagcccaatctacttggagtcttctacccaatgcccttacgaagtaggattgcatcaattccACTCCGATTAAACTGTTCTTCTTCGTGCGATGGTTCGAAGACAAAACAAAGACAGCTCATGGCGGTCACCGGTGGtcagtggtggtggaggaggaggttgGGGGTGTTGGGGGAGGGTTTAGGGGAAGAGATGGAAGTGAAAATGGATGTTTAACGCTGTTGGACATATTTGTAGCCTGCAAGACTCGCCCAAGCGAAATTTGGCTAGCCTGGGCGAAATTTGATTCGCCTGGGCGAATTCTGCTCCAACAAATTTTATTGCTTTGGTGAAAATATCATATCTCATACTGAagattatatatttcaaatcaCAATAGTCAAAATGTGCCGAATTGGGTTGTAGGCCTATAGTTCAAATCTGAAGGCGATACAATGGTTAACGAATCTAGGATTGCAGTGTTAGtgaaataggtttaggtaaaatttgaaatctcataatttcaacctaaATCAATAAAAGTcgacataactcaacatccacttcaagaaaatcacacatggctaattcacacaataccttaactcatccaaattactcaagtaatcaaataacacaagaaaaacatcaaacatctattttcaattatcgaaatttcagggtgttacatcgACCTCAATACCTCTACTAGAGACCAAATGCCCTAAGACTATACCCTCATgtaccataaaatgacatttctcAAAGTTAAGAACAAGATTAGTATCAATGCATCGGCCAATAATTCTAGAGTggctatccaaacatgcatcaaaagaggaaccataaacagtgaaatcatccataaacacctccaTGCAACTCTCGAGTAAATAAGAAAAGATACTCACCATGAACCTTTGGAAGGTTCCAGgagcgttgcataggccaaagggcatcatGGTGTAGGCAAATGTGCCAAAtggacaggtgaatgtggtcttgtGTTGGTTCTCCGGTGCAATGTGAATATGCATGTAAcatgaaaaaccatcaagaaaacaataatgtgATTTACATGCCCACCTCTCCAGAACCTGGTTAATAAGTAGGAGAGGGAAATGGTCCTTGCAAGTTTCTAGGTTAAGTCTTCTATAGCCAATGCAAACTTGTCAACTGTCGGCCACTCTAGTCAGAATCAACTCATTGTCTTGGTTCTTCGCAACAGTGATGCTAGACATCTTAAGGAACACTTGGACAAGTGAAACCTAAGTGAAACCAGAGGCAAAACTGTTTTAAAACAACGTTTAGaaagttttgaatttaaattttaaatatgtaatcaattacaacaattgtgtaatcgattaccgtaatagaaaagtttgaattttaaattgaaaaggcATAACCTCTCAAAattaactatgtaatcgattaccacatatctgtaatcgattaccagtgaagaaattttgaaaataactctgaaaagtcacaactcttcacaaGTTTTTGAAAGGCCACCAAagacctataaatatgtgacttgtgtTCAAAATTCTTcaaagtttttcagaacaataaTTGtcctatcctctcaaaagaaccTTTGGCCAAACACTTTCAAAATCATTAAGGATTCTTATAAGATCTTCATCTTGTAACATTCTTCTCTATAAGAGAGAAACATTCTTCTTTACTTCAAAGAAAACAACTGTTATTCAAGAGACAGTGGGTCTCTTGATTTGTAAGGAtctctgaacacaagggaagggtatccctgtgtggtttagaaattgtaaaaggaatttacaagttagtggaaatatcaagtgggttacttgaggactggacgtaggcacaaggcgTGACCGAACCAGTTTAAAACTGAGGTTGCATTTATCTCTTCCCtaaacttctttaatttattgcattttaattttactttgctTATTTTAAAGAAGTATTGATTGAATTGTTCTTTACTTTGTTTATATTAAGTTTGCGTATTTCATttcaaaagagaattaaaatttgttagggaaaattttttaaacttaagtcACCCCccccttaagttattgaggtcacttgtttaacaagtggtatcagattcttgtacaaagtttagaaacttcaagaatatggcctcatcaaacttttTATTTCCCGAAGGGAACCCTATAAATAAGCCTCCTTTTTTCAATGGCgtgggttatcattattggaaaacccgcatgcaaattttcatagaggctatagatttaaatatttgggaagcttAGAAATTGGACCTTACATCCCTATAGTAGTAGGAAAtacaaccatagaaaaacctaagGAACAATGGGATAAGGAGGAAAAGAAgttagtacaatataatttaaaagccaaaaatataattacatctgcATTAGGAATGAATGAATACTTTTGGGTGTCAAATTGCAAGAGTGCAAAAGATATGTGAGATACCTTACAAGTAAGCCATGAAGGAACAACAAATGTAAAAAGGTCTAGAATAAATACcttaactcatgaatatgaattgtttaggaGGAATCCTAATGAAACTATACaggacatgcaaaagagattcacacatagtaaatcatcttgcatcattaggaaagatATTTCCCAATGAGCAtcttattaataaagttttgagatgtttaagcagggaaTGATAACCAAAGGTAACGACTATTACAGAATCAAGGGATatttctaacatgtctcttgcaactttgtttggaaagttacaggaacatgaaatAGAACTAATAAGACTGAATCAACATGAGgagaatgataagaaaaagaaaggaatcacacttaaagcttcatcctcaattcaagaaggaaGTGATAAAGAAGATTTAAATGAAATagacgaagatgatgatttcagttTCTTTGTAAAGAGGTTCAACAAATTTCtaagaaacaaaggaaatcaaagaagatcaaatttcaaatcaaagaaaagagcagaagattcatcctctcttccaaaatgttatgaatgcaatcaaccaggacatctgagagttgattgcccaagtttcaagaaaagaatagagaaaTCTGAAATGAAAACTTTCAATGATAAGAAAGCAAAGAAGGCCTACATTACTTGGGAAGACAATGATACAGACTCAtatgaagattcagaaaatgaagttgTAAACCTGATTCTAATGGCCAAGAAttatgaaagcgatgaagaggtaacatcttctgacaacaacttatctatttcatttgatgaattacaagatgcattcactgatttacataaagaatacatcaaacttgcaaaactagtttcattttctaagaaaactatttcaaacttagaaaaagaagttctaaaattaaatgaagaattagaaaatcttaGAACTGAAGTCAAAACTTTAAGATCAATTGACACAAATCATTCTTCcaccataaaaataatacatgatAATATAGAAGCATCTAATTCTTGTAATTGCTGTAACAAGTATATAGAAGAAATCAAGgatttgaaaaattctcttgccaaattttctattggcaaaaatagtttagatattatattaggaaagcaaagatgtgtttttgaTAAGGCTGGGTTAGGATATAAACCtgataaacaacaaaattttttataaaaatttctttgcatcCACACAAAAGAATAATTCTCCTTTCTTAACTTGTTTTTACCGTGGAAAGAAAGGACATGGTacatctacatgctattttaagaacaatagtaataatattaaaatgatatgggtcctaaaggatcttttattaaaactgacacacaaggacccaagaaagtttgggtacctaagtgaTAAACATGATCATATAGGTTTCTTTGAAGAAGagttggtacatagatagcggatgctctaaACACATGATGGGAGATACATCAAAGTTcactcatatttctcccaagaaaagtggacatgtgacttatggcgacaacaataaaggtagaattcttggagtcagaaaaataggtacgaattcatctacctccattgaaaatgttctacttgttgacgATCTTAAGCACAGTTtgctaagtgttagtcaattatgtgataaaggctatctagtatcatttgactcTCATAACTGTGTCATTGAAAACAAACATGAGagaaatataaagcatataggctatgaaaaaaataatgtttacatgataaatttagatCAAACACCAAATCatgatcaatgttttcttagtaaagatgatgatccttgGTTATGGCATAGAAGAATTGCCCATATAAACatgaaacatttaaataaactaatttctaaagatttagttattggtttaccaaaacttaaatttgaaaaagatagattgtgTGATGTttgtcaaaaaggaaaacaagtaagggtttctttcaaatcaaagaatattgtgtatacaactcaacccttacaacttttgcatatggatctttttggtccctctagaactatgagttttggaggaaactattatgctcttgttatagttgatgctTACTCTAGATTTACATGGAAATTATTTCTCACTCATAAAAGAGATGCTTTTCATGCTTTCAAGAAACTtgctaaaattattcaaaataagaaaaatctcaaaattgcatttattaggagtgatcatggaggagaatttgaaaataaagattttgaatcattttgtgatgaacatggcattgaacataatttttctgcacctagaacccctcaacaaaatggagttgttgagaggaaaaatagatctttagaagaaatagCAACAACTTTGCTtaatgatacatttcttcccaaatatttctgggctgaagctgtaaatactgcatgttacatcatgaatagagctttaattagaccaatcttgaagaaaactccatatgaattatataacggaagaaaacaaaacatttcacatcttcatgtgtttggatgtaaatgttttgtgctaaatggtgtgtcatcattttctcatatttcttaaccctttttgtcaccattttaattactgattagccttaattatcaaattaattatgcagttttatcattcgggcctactggattaattttgtgtttctaatttaattttaggagaattataagtaattgggcttgaatccggaattgggcttggacttgaagagagcagacaattttattctaccaaatcttatcttatccagattttatctcatctagatattatttcatctagattttatcttatcatatctagattttatctcatctagatattattttatctagatcttatcttatctagattttatttcatctagatattatttcatctagattttgtcttatcttatctagattttattttatttatgggctttgacttaaaacaaatttgtaagctttggggctgagaactatataacaacaccaaggttttagttttaagctctctctctctctctctctctctctctctctctctctctctctctttcgttttagttttttttttcgtttttgagaataattctagttttctttgttttctactacaatttcgtattctattgattaatggaaggctaagtctccaacgttattttctcttgaggatcaagcacaactctctttgaggttttattattactattgaattctgatcagtttttcctcttcaccaattactctgtatttgttgctattagtccatgcatgcttagtgcttgattaattgtctctacgcttaatttacgttcatgcttaatgatcagttttgttcatgattaattggtgtatgtgttgcttaatcaaataatgaatgccttatgttaaatttcgcttagtaatttaaagtagggttggattaagtggttgaactgataaaggataaatcctcgtaacctaggataagagacttgcttgtaaatcaaggggaaacatgttttaattctgatattttctaattcaaatttacttgctgtttaatttacaaaaaacaaacaacccccccccccccccccaattcgttactattttattactatatgttatgaatgtttggttgaccattgcttgttgggagatgacctaggatcacttcctagttactgcatttttaatgtttatttgattcaggtacggcctcgatcactaaACAGCGACAAAGATAACTTAGGtaagtttgatgcaaaatctgatgaaggtataTTCCTTGACTATTCCTTGCAcagtaaagcatttagaatttataataaaagaactatgattattgaagaatccatctatgttgcttttgatgaaactaatgcAATTTTGCCAAGAAAGGATACTCTAGACGATATTTCAAAATCTttagaagaaatgcatattcatGGCAAAGATCACAAAGACAAAGGAGAGGGAAATGATGAAGACTTTCACATTgattaaacaaaaacaagtgctgatcttccaagagagtggagaacttcaagataccatcctcttgacaacatcatgagtgatatatcaaaaggggtaacaactagacaatCTCTCAAAGATATTTGCAacaatatggcttttgtttctttgattgaacctaaaaatttaaaagaagccataattgatgaacacTGGATcatagctatgcaagaagagttgaatcaatttgaaagaaataaagtttggGAATTAGTTGAGAAGCCTGATAATCATCCagttataggaacaaaatgggtatttagaaacaaattagATGAGAATGGgatagtaattagaaataaggctaggttagtagccaAAGGATACAATCAggaagaaggaatagattatgaggaaacatatgctccagttgccagattagaagccattagaatgttattagcctttgcatccataatggattttaaactttagcaaatggatgtgaagagtgcCTTTTTGAATGGTTTTAtccaagaggaagtatatgtagatcaaccccttggttttgaaaactcaaaaaatcctaataatgtttttaaactGAAAAAGGCTTTGTATGGCTTAAAACAAGTCCCTAGGACTTAGTATGAACGTCTGAGTAAATTCCTCTTAGAAAAGGATTTTTTAAGAGGTAATGTTGATACTactctttttattaaaagaaagttGAATGATATACTCTTAGTTCAaatctatgttgatgatatcatttttggatccactaatgattctctttgcaaagaattctctcaagatatgcaaaatgaatttgaaatgtcaatgatgggtgaGTTGAACTTTTTTCTTGGGCTGCAAATCAAGCAAACCAAGAATGGAATatttatcaatcaatcaaaatattgcaaagacCTGATTCacagatttgggatggaaaatgataaatatatggCTACTCCAATGAGTACTACTTGCTACTTGGATAAGgatgaaaccggtcagtcaatagacattaagaaatatcgaggtatgattgtatctcttctttatttatctgctagcagacctgatataatgtttagtgtttgtatgtgtgctagatttcaagaaaatcccaaagagcaCCAGTGGAACCTGTCATTTCATTGGATTTGCTCTAGtttcatggcatagtaagaaacaaaatagtgttgctttatccactactGAGGTGGAATACatttctgctggtagttgttgtgcacagatactttggatgaaacaacaactttctAACTATGGAATAATTCTTGATCATATTCCCATTCGATGTGATAACACGAGTGCGATAAACCTATCTAAAAATCCTATTTTGCACTCAAGAACCAAACATATTGAGATTAGACATCATTTCTTgagagatcatgttcaaaaaGGGGATTGTGTACTATAATTCGTTGATACAAAGAACCAGttagctgatatctttacaaaacctctcacCAAAGAAACCTTCttttagaagagaattaggacttttaGATATCAATGACTTAGATAAATAGTTAACTTGgttgattattattttctttccttatgattgttaattttgtttttgttggttattttttattgtggattaatgattgtctttgattgtctttgtttgtgttttgataGTCTTGATAATTGTTGATTGGAGATTAATGATTgtctttgtttgtgttttgatgATTATTGTTgattaattgttgttgatgattgtttttgcaCTTTTGATTGTGCTTGATGAATGTAGTTAACTTTATGGTGTTTGTTTTTCAATGTCTATTTTTGGATCTTTGATTGTTGTTGATAATAGTTACAATGAGTGTATAGGTTTTATGAGTAAACAATAGTTagtttttatagaaaaagcTATGTTTTagggtctggtaatcgattaccactccctgtaatcgattaccatagaacAACAAgctataattgattacacaaggctgtaatcgattactagagagctTGGTTAGTTACAAGataagcctgtaatcgattaccagaggctgtaatcaattacagctcGTCCCTGCCTATAAAAAGCtgcactttctctctctttacgcAGAACCCTCACTCCCCTCTTCTCCTTGACGGCGCCCAACCTCCTCTAAACTTCAAATCCTCACAACTTTCTCGTTTCTTGGTCAAATTACTTCAAACAAAGCCTGgacttcttctttttcaattctctACAAAGCCCATTGATCAGAATTAGCTGAAACAAGCTCCAATGGTAGAATCGTCAAAGAAACAAAAGGgatcctcctccaccaccaccactgcaGGCCACCACCGCCATGGAACATCCGGTGACCCAGCAGCACCAATTCCTCCTTCCTTTTCATCTCCCAGGTCATTAACTCTGTTTTCATCCAATGATCGATGTTAGAGGTATTATTCCCAATTTTGTAATCGTGTCATTCTTGACCCTAAGTATTTAGATATTGATTTCTTTGATGGTGAAACATTTGATTGCtaccaagtgtttcaaaattctgaacTGGTTGAATTTATGTCTCTGAAATTGCCTTATTTTCCTGAATTAGTTAGAGTCTtttataataatctaaaaattcaGGACGAAGTCATTTATGCTGAGGTGCATCAAATTCTTATTATTGTTGATcactctttattttattgtttgactAAACTGAGCAGTCAAGGTGTTCCTTTTGGGGGCACTCTTGTTGATGAATGGAAACATGTTTATTCAAGTCATGATGCTTAAAAAATGGTCTGTAATGACCATTCTGACATGACCGACAGATTGCTTGCTGGGTCATTTACATTTGAGTGTCACATCATGCACTATGTTCTTTGTCGAATTTTGCTTCCTAGGTCGACTAACCTTGcccaagcctctgaggaggatttaatCTTGCTGTGGGCCCTTCAAactggtcgtcagatcgacCAGGCCCATCTTGTTTGGTatcgaatgcataaggcattacaggCCAATGCACCTCTGCCATATCCCCATCTAGTTACTTTATTTCTCTCTAGCATTTCAATGTCCCCTTAGCTGATGAACCTTTTGTCAACtgcgatcatggatcaactgcgctgccatcgcgatctacaagagatgaaagaaaaaggatagactctttcacaagaaatctaacta
It includes:
- the LOC100780812 gene encoding uncharacterized protein isoform X2 yields the protein MGGAMKAAQNALRKLRRPHAGCANDCSTTITRYNIRVQVYDGTGNACFKLPYKDVKILLKISCKDIVLHIEGPYAQELPALLYDLNGLDLLFLVDTRIEGSATSSSNVSDHDGYSVSEICHEKEILRMLQRGEHYFQFDEGQAKRALCLSVKENKLKVTKQHHAPGCID